One genomic window of Calditrichota bacterium includes the following:
- a CDS encoding fibronectin type III domain-containing protein: MQAARANTKMRIVLWGIIFIFCFSTSFAAQVIVSWSPNSEPDLQGYRIYYGLASRNYTKIIDVGQLTTYTVLNLAENTNYYFAVTAYDNAGNESGYSEEVQIYIPPSDTDPPRITNVDVLDKTYIKIFFSETIDRSTAEDAGNYRISPGVNVLSAELLSDLSSVKLTTSIHNPGAYRVTVNNIKDKATVPNTIAANSFFDYVVLDTDSPQLAGVQAISETQVDVIFSEPVQKSAAENIGNYSINHNISIFSARLDADLRTVHLTTSTHSENTYTLTVNHIFVTGPRNQTRLLQIVRRITNMSTASNRSSCAWMCFQMSN; encoded by the coding sequence GGGATCATTTTTATTTTTTGTTTTTCAACAAGTTTTGCAGCCCAAGTGATCGTTTCCTGGAGTCCAAATAGTGAACCGGATTTACAGGGTTACCGCATTTACTATGGTCTCGCGTCACGAAATTACACCAAAATCATCGACGTGGGGCAGTTAACGACTTACACAGTCTTGAATTTAGCAGAAAATACGAATTACTATTTTGCGGTGACGGCCTATGACAACGCCGGCAACGAAAGCGGTTATTCCGAGGAGGTGCAAATTTACATTCCGCCGTCGGACACAGATCCGCCGAGGATTACGAATGTCGATGTGTTAGACAAAACTTACATCAAAATCTTTTTCAGTGAAACCATCGACAGATCAACGGCGGAAGATGCGGGAAATTACAGGATTTCTCCCGGCGTTAATGTGCTGTCCGCTGAATTGTTGTCAGATTTATCTTCTGTGAAATTGACAACGTCAATCCACAATCCCGGGGCCTATCGGGTTACTGTGAACAACATCAAGGATAAAGCAACTGTTCCGAATACAATCGCGGCGAACTCATTTTTCGATTATGTTGTTCTCGACACTGATTCTCCGCAATTAGCTGGTGTGCAGGCGATTAGCGAAACGCAGGTGGACGTAATTTTTTCAGAACCAGTACAAAAAAGTGCAGCGGAAAATATTGGTAACTATTCCATTAATCATAATATTTCAATTTTCAGCGCCCGGTTGGATGCGGATTTGAGAACAGTGCACTTGACGACTTCGACGCACAGCGAAAACACTTACACTTTGACCGTGAATCATATTTTTGTGACCGGGCCGCGGAACCAAACGAGATTGCTGCAAATAGTCAGGCGAATTACCAATATGTCGACCGCGTCAAACCGCAGCTCGTGCGCGTGGATGTGCTTTCAGATGTCAAATTGA